In a single window of the Gammaproteobacteria bacterium genome:
- the meaB gene encoding methylmalonyl Co-A mutase-associated GTPase MeaB: MTDAELDELKDGIRTRDRRALARSITLLESTRPSHRDQAESLLTALLPDVGMSFRIGITGVPGVGKSTFIEALGLKAIKAGHRVAVLTVDPTSVVSGGSILGDKTRMEKLSSHPEAFVRPSPSGGSPGGVARRTRESIYLCEAAGYDYVIVETVGVGQSELRVAQMTDFFLLLILPASGDELQGIKRGVMELVDLILVNKADDDLQNAARRTVSSYTHAVRLMQPRISGWQVPVLAVSALRDKGISETLDILDKFQVQYMEPGLTEEHRTEQSGDWLRQELRDGLIDLCRQDPVIATRLKILEKDVKAGRVVATVAARQLVDEIAQRRAGTQS, encoded by the coding sequence ATGACTGACGCCGAGTTAGATGAATTAAAAGACGGAATACGCACGCGTGATCGCCGTGCACTGGCCCGTTCGATCACGCTGCTGGAATCAACCCGCCCGTCCCACCGCGACCAGGCTGAATCGCTGCTGACAGCCCTGTTACCCGATGTCGGAATGTCGTTTCGAATCGGCATCACCGGCGTACCGGGAGTTGGAAAGTCGACATTTATCGAAGCGCTTGGGCTTAAGGCGATTAAAGCGGGGCATCGGGTTGCCGTTCTGACCGTAGATCCCACATCAGTGGTGAGCGGCGGGTCCATATTGGGCGATAAAACTCGAATGGAGAAACTGTCAAGTCACCCCGAGGCTTTTGTCCGTCCATCGCCCTCCGGCGGCAGTCCAGGCGGCGTTGCCCGCCGTACTCGAGAGAGTATCTATTTGTGTGAGGCTGCGGGGTATGACTATGTCATTGTTGAAACCGTGGGTGTTGGTCAGTCCGAACTTCGTGTTGCTCAGATGACAGATTTCTTCCTGCTACTCATCCTGCCGGCTTCCGGTGATGAACTACAGGGTATAAAGCGTGGCGTGATGGAGTTGGTGGATCTCATACTGGTCAATAAGGCGGATGATGATCTGCAGAACGCGGCCCGGCGCACCGTCAGCAGTTACACTCACGCGGTCCGACTGATGCAGCCACGTATTAGCGGTTGGCAAGTGCCCGTGCTGGCTGTGTCTGCATTAAGGGATAAGGGGATTTCCGAGACACTGGATATTCTGGACAAATTTCAGGTCCAATACATGGAACCCGGGTTGACTGAAGAACATCGTACCGAGCAGTCGGGGGACTGGTTACGCCAGGAGCTTCGCGACGGGCTGATCGATCTATGTCGCCAGGATCCGGTGATAGCGACCCGATTGAAGATTTTGGAAAAAGACGTGAAAGCCGGCAGAGTGGTGGCAACAGTCGCCGCCAGACAACTCGTAGATGAAATTGCCCAGCGCAGGGCAGGTACTCAGTCATGA
- the mce gene encoding methylmalonyl-CoA epimerase, with product MIGKLNHVAIVVPDLQKGVELYRDVLGAQVSEPMPLPEHGVTTVFVELENTKIELLHPLGEASPVSRYLERHPQGGVHHICYEVADITVARDQLCRSGARVLGEGEPSIGAHGKPVLFLHPADFCGTLIELEQA from the coding sequence ATGATCGGCAAGCTCAATCATGTTGCCATCGTGGTGCCGGATCTTCAAAAAGGAGTCGAGCTCTACCGGGATGTGCTCGGCGCCCAAGTATCTGAGCCGATGCCATTGCCCGAGCACGGGGTCACCACGGTTTTTGTAGAGCTAGAAAACACCAAGATTGAACTCCTGCATCCGTTGGGGGAAGCGTCGCCCGTAAGCCGATATCTAGAGCGCCATCCCCAAGGGGGCGTACATCATATCTGTTACGAGGTTGCGGATATCACGGTTGCCCGGGATCAACTGTGCCGCAGTGGTGCACGGGTGCTGGGCGAGGGTGAACCGAGCATCGGTGCACACGGAAAGCCAGTACTGTTTTTACACCCGGCCGACTTCTGTGGAACGTTGATCGAACTCGAACAAGCCTGA